A region of Drosophila mauritiana strain mau12 chromosome 3L, ASM438214v1, whole genome shotgun sequence DNA encodes the following proteins:
- the LOC117140564 gene encoding cyclin-J isoform X1: MEQNVAAEQNIFVVDRKLKKTCPQADVERLAKTHWLSDYARDIFLTMREQELRRRPLLYLSPQLNERRRMLQLLKLATSTHKLSRCALHLAVYYMDRFLDYYKIRPDKLLLVAIICLHIAAQIENTEAFIPRYCEMNQLVKNAYTAFEYKAVERKILCFLNFELIRPTTASFVELFACSFLTRSDFKNYTEMLDECERNNHTQPYQRYISFEEMLSMLAQLLLRMADYTLYISRFANDLPSLLAAACIAAVRQVSGVRRWSQYLVGLTSYTEAHVEPYMNVLTDYHYYHTIQPDYGSPSVQTNQSLASPDSGFEESFTENTNLVVSDKVVTLETCNIITVQLQGPPPPQSSTLLPKEHINLKRPRFEDDSENLHPLKHAKVVSVPKD, from the exons ATGGAGCAGAATGTGGCTGCCGAGCAGAACATCTTCGTCGTCGATCGCAAATTGAAGAAAACTTGTCCGCAAGCAGATGTCGAG CGCCTGGCCAAGACGCACTGGCTCAGCGACTATGCCCGGGATATATTTTTGACCATGAGGGAGCAAGAACTCCGCCGGCGGCCTTTGTTATACCTTTCGCCGCAGCTGAACGAGCGCCGAAGAATGCTGCAGTTGCTTAAACTGGCGACCAGCACCCACAAGCTTAGTCGCTGTGCTCTGCACCTGG CCGTCTACTATATGGATCGCTTTCTTGATTACTACAAAATCCGCCCGGACAAGCTGCTCCTGGTGGCCATCATTTGTCTTCATATAGCTGCGCAGATCGAAAACACGGAAGCGTTTATTCCGCGCTACTGCGAAATGAACCAATTGGTCAAGAACGCCTATACGGCATTCGAGTACAAGGCTGTGGAAAGGAAGATCCTGTGCTTCCTGAACTTCGAGCTAATACGTCCCACCACCGCCAGTTTTGTGGAGCTCTTCGCCTGCAGTTTTCTCACTCGCTCCGATTTCAAGAACTACACCGAAATGTTGGATGAGTGCGAGCGGAACAATCACACCCAGCCATACCAGCGATATATAAGCTTCGAAGAGATGCTGTCCATGTTGGCGCAGTTGCTCCTTCGCATGGCGGATTACACATTGTACA TTTCCAGATTTGCCAACGATCTGCCATCCCTTTTGGCTGCCGCCTGCATTGCTGCAGTTCGCCAGGTCAGCGGGGTCAGGCGCTGGTCGCAGTACCTCGTTGGACTAACCTCCTACACTGAGGCTCATGTCGAGCCCTACATGAACGTCCTGACCGACTATCATTATTACCATACTATTCAGCCCGACTACGGCAGTCCCTCTGTTCAGACCAACCAGAGCTTAGCCAGTCCCGATTCCGGATTCGAGGAGTCCTTCACTGAGAACACAAACCTGGTGGTCTCCGATAAAGTGGTCACACTAGAGACCTGCAACATAATTACCGTGCAGCTGCAGGGTCCACCTCCACCACAATCATCGACTTTGCTTCCCAAAGAGCACATCAATTTGAAGCGCCCGCGCTTTGAAGACGATTCCGAAAACCTCCACCCATTGAAACACGCCAAAGTCGTGAGTGTACCCAAAGATTA
- the LOC117140564 gene encoding cyclin-J isoform X2 has protein sequence MEQNVAAEQNIFVVDRKLKKTCPQADVERLAKTHWLSDYARDIFLTMREQELRRRPLLYLSPQLNERRRMLQLLKLATSTHKLSRCALHLAVYYMDRFLDYYKIRPDKLLLVAIICLHIAAQIENTEAFIPRYCEMNQLVKNAYTAFEYKAVERKILCFLNFELIRPTTASFVELFACSFLTRSDFKNYTEMLDECERNNHTQPYQRYISFEEMLSMLAQLLLRMADYTLYNLPTICHPFWLPPALLQFARSAGSGAGRSTSLD, from the exons ATGGAGCAGAATGTGGCTGCCGAGCAGAACATCTTCGTCGTCGATCGCAAATTGAAGAAAACTTGTCCGCAAGCAGATGTCGAG CGCCTGGCCAAGACGCACTGGCTCAGCGACTATGCCCGGGATATATTTTTGACCATGAGGGAGCAAGAACTCCGCCGGCGGCCTTTGTTATACCTTTCGCCGCAGCTGAACGAGCGCCGAAGAATGCTGCAGTTGCTTAAACTGGCGACCAGCACCCACAAGCTTAGTCGCTGTGCTCTGCACCTGG CCGTCTACTATATGGATCGCTTTCTTGATTACTACAAAATCCGCCCGGACAAGCTGCTCCTGGTGGCCATCATTTGTCTTCATATAGCTGCGCAGATCGAAAACACGGAAGCGTTTATTCCGCGCTACTGCGAAATGAACCAATTGGTCAAGAACGCCTATACGGCATTCGAGTACAAGGCTGTGGAAAGGAAGATCCTGTGCTTCCTGAACTTCGAGCTAATACGTCCCACCACCGCCAGTTTTGTGGAGCTCTTCGCCTGCAGTTTTCTCACTCGCTCCGATTTCAAGAACTACACCGAAATGTTGGATGAGTGCGAGCGGAACAATCACACCCAGCCATACCAGCGATATATAAGCTTCGAAGAGATGCTGTCCATGTTGGCGCAGTTGCTCCTTCGCATGGCGGATTACACATTGTACA ATTTGCCAACGATCTGCCATCCCTTTTGGCTGCCGCCTGCATTGCTGCAGTTCGCCAGGTCAGCGGGGTCAGGCGCTGGTCGCAGTACCTCGTTGGACTAA